From a single Kitasatospora sp. NBC_00458 genomic region:
- a CDS encoding urease subunit gamma: MRLTPTERDRLLIFTAAELARARRARGLRLNIPEATALIADTVCEAARDGRRLAEAVEAGRSVLGADDVLPGVPDVVTVVQVEAVFEDGTRLAVVDDPFRGAGSLGDEAPGGALAGDGAGYDPVEETVVLPVHNTSAVPISVTSHFHFFEANPRLAFDRAAAYGTHLAVPAGSSVRFDPGATVEVGLVPIGGGRVAIGFAGLVDGPLDAPGAREAALAKARATGYLTGFDDAEVES, translated from the coding sequence GTGCGACTGACCCCCACCGAGCGGGACCGGCTGCTGATCTTCACAGCAGCCGAGCTGGCCCGCGCCCGCCGCGCCCGAGGCCTGCGCCTCAACATCCCCGAAGCCACCGCACTGATCGCGGACACCGTCTGCGAGGCCGCCCGCGACGGCCGGCGCCTCGCCGAGGCCGTCGAGGCCGGCCGCTCGGTGCTCGGCGCCGACGACGTGCTGCCCGGCGTGCCCGACGTGGTCACCGTGGTCCAGGTCGAGGCGGTCTTCGAGGACGGCACCCGCCTGGCCGTGGTAGACGACCCCTTCCGGGGCGCCGGCTCGCTCGGCGACGAGGCCCCCGGCGGCGCGCTGGCCGGCGACGGCGCGGGCTACGACCCGGTCGAGGAGACGGTCGTGCTGCCCGTCCACAACACCTCGGCGGTGCCGATCTCGGTCACCTCGCACTTCCACTTCTTCGAGGCCAACCCGCGGCTGGCCTTCGACCGCGCCGCCGCGTACGGCACCCACCTCGCGGTGCCGGCCGGCTCCTCGGTCCGCTTCGACCCGGGCGCCACCGTCGAGGTCGGCCTCGTCCCGATCGGCGGCGGGCGGGTCGCGATCGGCTTCGCGGGCCTGGTGGACGGCCCGCTGGACGCGCCCGGCGCCCGGGAGGCCGCGCTGGCCAAGGCCCGCGCCACCGGGTACCTCACCGGCTTCGACGACGCGGAGGTCGAGTCGTGA
- a CDS encoding agmatine deiminase family protein: MTSPTPASLGYRMPAEWHPHERTWMAFPTDNPTFDTPEHLHAAREAWAAVANTVVRYEPVTLVVNTGGTAEARKYVAEQVEIVERPLDDAWMRDIGPSFLVDGEGGLAAADWVFNGWGAQSWARWENDQHVAEHVSELTGVRRFASRLINEGGGIHVDGEGTVLVTETVQLGEGRNADWTKEEVEAELHAFLGTTKAVWLPRGLTRDYDEFGTRGHIDIVASFVRPGVVVAHVQPDPAHPDHEVCKELVGILRASTDARGRQLEVIELPAPTVLLDEDGEPVDYSYINHYVANGVVVLCAFDDPRDEEAAAVLREAYPGRTVELVDAREIFANGGGIHCITQQQPKA, from the coding sequence ATGACCAGCCCCACCCCCGCCTCCCTCGGCTACCGGATGCCCGCCGAGTGGCACCCGCACGAGCGCACCTGGATGGCCTTCCCCACCGACAACCCGACCTTCGACACCCCCGAGCACCTGCATGCGGCGCGCGAGGCCTGGGCGGCGGTCGCCAACACCGTCGTGCGGTACGAGCCGGTGACCCTGGTCGTCAACACCGGCGGGACGGCGGAGGCGCGCAAGTACGTCGCCGAGCAGGTCGAGATCGTCGAGCGCCCGCTGGACGACGCCTGGATGCGCGACATCGGCCCGTCCTTCCTCGTCGACGGCGAGGGCGGCCTGGCCGCCGCCGACTGGGTCTTCAACGGCTGGGGCGCCCAGTCCTGGGCCCGCTGGGAGAACGACCAGCACGTCGCCGAGCACGTCAGCGAGCTGACCGGGGTCCGGCGGTTCGCCTCGCGGCTGATCAACGAGGGCGGCGGCATCCACGTCGACGGCGAGGGCACCGTGCTGGTCACCGAGACCGTCCAGCTCGGCGAGGGCCGCAACGCCGACTGGACCAAGGAGGAGGTCGAGGCCGAGCTGCACGCCTTCCTCGGCACCACCAAGGCCGTCTGGCTGCCGCGCGGACTCACCCGCGACTACGACGAGTTCGGCACCCGCGGCCACATCGACATCGTCGCCTCCTTCGTCCGCCCGGGCGTCGTGGTCGCCCACGTCCAGCCCGACCCGGCGCACCCCGACCACGAGGTGTGCAAGGAACTGGTCGGGATCCTGCGCGCCTCCACGGACGCCCGCGGCCGGCAGCTGGAGGTCATCGAACTCCCCGCCCCCACCGTCCTGCTGGACGAGGACGGCGAGCCGGTCGACTACTCCTACATCAACCACTACGTCGCCAACGGCGTCGTCGTCCTCTGCGCCTTCGACGACCCGCGCGACGAGGAGGCCGCCGCGGTCCTCCGCGAGGCCTACCCCGGCCGCACGGTCGAGCTGGTCGACGCCCGCGAGATCTTCGCCAACGGCGGCGGGATCCACTGCATCACCCAGCAGCAGCCGAAGGCCTGA
- a CDS encoding ATP-binding protein, whose translation MGQGGTAAATSTAGTAGATGAARQGVPAPGCALHRRLHLAVEAADLVAVAAVRRRLRAALAHWGVPELADTAELLSSELVTNALQHTGQGAVFDAVLTADLRLRIEVQDGTARLPGRRRDPNAEYATSGRGLLLVEALADSWGVHLRGDGKVTWFELASAPA comes from the coding sequence ATGGGACAGGGCGGCACGGCCGCCGCCACGAGCACCGCCGGCACGGCGGGCGCCACCGGCGCGGCCCGCCAGGGCGTGCCGGCCCCGGGGTGCGCGCTGCACCGCCGGCTCCACCTCGCCGTCGAGGCGGCCGACCTGGTCGCCGTCGCCGCGGTCCGCCGGAGGCTGCGCGCCGCCCTCGCCCACTGGGGCGTGCCGGAGCTGGCCGACACGGCCGAGCTGCTCTCCTCCGAGCTGGTCACCAACGCGCTGCAGCACACCGGTCAGGGCGCCGTCTTCGACGCGGTGCTCACCGCCGACCTGCGGCTGCGGATCGAGGTCCAGGACGGCACCGCCCGGCTGCCCGGCCGCCGGCGCGACCCGAACGCCGAGTACGCCACCTCGGGCCGCGGGCTGCTGCTGGTCGAGGCACTGGCCGACTCCTGGGGCGTCCACCTCCGCGGCGACGGCAAGGTCACCTGGTTCGAGCTGGCCTCGGCCCCGGCCTGA
- a CDS encoding TetR/AcrR family transcriptional regulator, whose amino-acid sequence MADPRPRRPARPREEVFATARAAIAEHGLAGLTMASLGRQLQMSAGHLLYYFGSKDQLLLETLRWSEEQLGARRHDVLTDTTRDTWERLAGYAGLYLPEGPGDPRWILWVEVWGRSPASEELRQGQLEIEAPWQADLVALIEEGTAAGRFGPGDAAERASQIRALLDGLAVPLALGLTGARRTRALHLARSACGTLLAAAPA is encoded by the coding sequence ATGGCGGACCCCCGCCCGCGCCGACCGGCGCGCCCCCGCGAGGAGGTCTTCGCCACCGCGCGGGCCGCGATCGCCGAACACGGGCTGGCCGGGCTCACCATGGCAAGCCTCGGCAGACAGCTCCAGATGAGCGCCGGCCACCTGCTCTACTACTTCGGCAGCAAGGACCAGCTCCTGCTGGAGACCCTCCGCTGGAGCGAGGAGCAGCTCGGCGCCCGCCGCCACGACGTGCTCACCGACACCACCAGGGACACCTGGGAGCGGCTCGCCGGGTACGCCGGGCTCTACCTGCCCGAGGGGCCCGGCGACCCGCGCTGGATCCTCTGGGTCGAGGTGTGGGGCCGCTCCCCCGCCAGCGAGGAACTGCGGCAGGGCCAGCTGGAGATCGAGGCCCCCTGGCAGGCCGACCTGGTCGCCCTGATCGAGGAGGGCACCGCCGCCGGCCGCTTCGGCCCCGGCGACGCCGCCGAACGCGCCAGCCAGATCCGCGCCCTGCTCGACGGCCTCGCCGTCCCGCTCGCCCTCGGCCTCACCGGTGCCCGCCGCACCCGCGCCCTCCACCTCGCCCGGTCCGCCTGCGGCACCCTGCTGGCCGCGGCGCCCGCCTGA
- a CDS encoding SpoIIE family protein phosphatase, giving the protein MPTEPESPGPALPPGPSTTGSGRTRPPAQTARRHALRTAPGLAAGRLAPMLSGGLPVSQSDSTPDWLEPAMAANGIGSFDWDIRRDVLEGDQRACTIVGLETADKGRFDRTSASFLALLHPEDAPVVRRRVERAVAELGQCGAYYRTVGPSGTMRAVRFRGRVLADAFGRASRMVGFVWDATVELHKRDRADRMALLREERSRFIKEAARALSEAVTVRDVARVFTELPLPGLPPDGLVLASFEAGRVQILGASGYRAEELAGYDRSVLPPAHPAAESLRNRAPVFCASREEYRERYPDVWEQTRRTSRSSWAFLPLVASGRAIGVCVVSFDDDRQLDADERTLLSTLGGLVAQSLARARLHDAEHELAAGLQRVMLPRTVPSVPGVTTAVRYLAAGSGLQIGGDWYDVVPLPGGHVGLVIGDVQGHDVHAAGIMGQLRIALRAYAAEGHPPAAVMARASRFLADLDTDHFATCTYAEVNVDYGVVYAVRAGHLDPVVRRADGTATSVPVAGGLPLGIAPDEEYRVTRFSLDPGETVLLCTDGLVESRGMDLDEGIARLTSVLAEPLADPVRAGRDPLEVLADRIASQAADSSEREDDIALLLLRWDGPEGGLAAQQLRRRIGQADLARISEVRAELRDALRRWGVAELIDTAELLSSELVTNAIRHTDRDAMFTARLYREPAADGGRARLRVEVEDESDLWPTRRTPGEQASSGRGLMLVEAMADGWGVEPRGSGKRMWFELTVAPAVAATAAGAAEG; this is encoded by the coding sequence ATGCCCACAGAGCCCGAGTCACCGGGGCCCGCCCTCCCGCCCGGCCCGTCCACCACCGGGTCGGGGCGGACCAGGCCCCCCGCCCAGACGGCCCGGCGGCACGCGCTGCGCACCGCTCCCGGCCTGGCCGCCGGGCGGCTGGCGCCGATGCTCTCCGGTGGCCTGCCGGTCTCCCAGAGCGACTCCACGCCGGACTGGCTGGAACCGGCGATGGCGGCCAACGGCATCGGCTCCTTCGACTGGGACATCCGCCGCGACGTCCTGGAGGGCGACCAGCGGGCCTGCACGATCGTCGGCCTGGAAACGGCGGACAAGGGCCGCTTCGACCGCACCTCCGCCTCCTTCCTGGCCCTGCTCCACCCCGAGGACGCCCCCGTGGTGCGGCGCCGGGTCGAGCGCGCCGTCGCCGAGCTCGGCCAGTGCGGCGCCTACTACCGCACGGTCGGCCCGAGCGGCACCATGCGGGCCGTCCGCTTCCGCGGCCGGGTCCTCGCCGACGCCTTCGGCCGCGCCTCCCGGATGGTCGGCTTCGTCTGGGACGCCACCGTCGAACTGCACAAGCGCGACCGCGCCGACCGGATGGCCCTGCTGCGCGAGGAGCGCTCCCGCTTCATCAAGGAGGCCGCCCGGGCCCTCTCCGAAGCCGTCACCGTCCGCGACGTCGCCCGGGTCTTCACCGAACTGCCGCTCCCCGGCCTGCCGCCGGACGGCCTGGTGCTGGCCTCGTTCGAGGCCGGCCGGGTGCAGATCCTCGGCGCCTCCGGCTACCGCGCCGAGGAGCTGGCCGGCTACGACCGCTCGGTGCTGCCGCCGGCCCACCCGGCCGCCGAGTCGCTGCGCAACCGTGCGCCGGTCTTCTGCGCCAGCCGCGAGGAGTACCGCGAGCGCTACCCGGACGTCTGGGAGCAGACCCGCCGGACCAGCCGCAGCTCCTGGGCCTTCCTGCCGCTGGTGGCCAGCGGCCGGGCGATCGGCGTCTGCGTGGTCAGCTTCGACGACGACCGCCAGCTCGACGCCGACGAGCGCACCCTGCTCTCCACCCTCGGCGGCCTGGTCGCCCAGTCGCTCGCCCGGGCCCGGCTGCACGACGCCGAGCACGAGCTGGCGGCCGGCCTCCAGCGGGTCATGCTGCCGCGCACCGTCCCCTCGGTGCCCGGCGTCACCACCGCCGTCCGCTACCTGGCGGCCGGCTCGGGCCTGCAGATCGGCGGCGACTGGTACGACGTCGTCCCGCTGCCCGGCGGCCACGTCGGCCTGGTGATCGGCGACGTCCAGGGCCACGACGTGCACGCGGCCGGCATCATGGGCCAGCTCCGGATCGCCCTGCGCGCCTACGCCGCCGAGGGCCACCCGCCCGCCGCGGTGATGGCCCGCGCCTCCCGGTTCCTCGCCGACCTCGACACCGACCACTTCGCCACCTGCACCTACGCCGAGGTCAACGTCGACTACGGCGTCGTCTACGCCGTCCGGGCCGGCCACCTCGACCCGGTGGTCCGGCGCGCGGACGGCACCGCGACCTCCGTCCCGGTCGCCGGAGGGCTGCCGCTGGGCATCGCCCCGGACGAGGAGTACCGGGTCACCCGGTTCAGCCTCGACCCGGGCGAGACCGTACTGCTCTGCACCGACGGCCTGGTCGAGTCGCGCGGCATGGACCTCGACGAGGGCATCGCCCGGCTCACCTCGGTGCTCGCCGAACCGCTCGCCGACCCGGTGCGGGCCGGCCGCGACCCGCTGGAGGTACTGGCCGACCGGATCGCCTCCCAGGCCGCCGACTCCAGCGAGCGCGAGGACGACATAGCGCTCCTGCTGCTGCGCTGGGACGGTCCCGAGGGCGGCCTCGCGGCCCAGCAGCTGCGCCGCCGGATCGGCCAGGCCGACCTGGCCCGGATCTCCGAGGTCCGCGCCGAACTGCGCGACGCGCTGCGCCGCTGGGGCGTGGCCGAGCTGATCGACACGGCCGAGCTGCTCTCCTCCGAGCTGGTCACCAACGCGATCCGGCACACCGACCGGGACGCGATGTTCACCGCCCGGCTCTACCGGGAGCCGGCCGCGGACGGCGGCCGGGCCCGGCTGCGGGTCGAGGTGGAGGACGAGTCGGACCTCTGGCCGACCCGCCGCACGCCGGGGGAGCAGGCCTCCTCCGGGCGCGGGCTGATGCTGGTCGAGGCGATGGCCGACGGCTGGGGCGTGGAGCCGCGGGGCTCGGGCAAGCGGATGTGGTTCGAGCTCACGGTGGCCCCGGCCGTCGCGGCGACCGCCGCCGGGGCGGCCGAGGGCTGA
- a CDS encoding urease subunit alpha — translation MNAISPHDYISVHGPRAGDRVRLGDSGLIVRVESDSQAPGDEFLAGFGKTARDGLHLKPAAVRDTCDVVISNVLVIDAVLGVRKTSIGLIGGRIASIGRAGNPDTLDGVDVVVGTGTTIVSGEGLIATAGAIDTHVHLLSPRIMEASLASGVTTIIGQEFGPVWGVGVNSPWALRHAFNAFDAWPVNIGFLGRGSSSDPAPLVEALAEGGASGFKVHEDMGAHTRALDTALRVAEEYDVQVALHTDGLNECLSVEDTLRVLEGRTIHAFHIEGCGGGHVPNVLKMAGVPNVIGSSTNPTLPFGRDALGEHFGMIVSAHDLKTDLPGDAAMARDRIRAGTMGAEDVLHDLGVIGITSSDAQGMGRAGETVRRTFAMAGKMKAELGPLDGTGSYGTTEGGDDNERVLRYIAKLTVNPAIAHGLAHEVGSIEVGKLADIVLWRPDHFGAKPQLVLKSGFPAYGVVGDPNASTDRCEPLVLGPQFGAHGATAADISVAFVSQAAADGAYLDRAADGLPTRRRRVGVRGTRGIGPADMVRNARTGRVDVTETGLVSLDGAPLRSEPADSVSLSRLYFL, via the coding sequence GTGAACGCCATCAGCCCGCACGACTACATCTCCGTGCACGGCCCCCGGGCCGGGGACCGGGTCCGGCTCGGCGACTCCGGCCTGATCGTCCGGGTCGAGTCCGACTCGCAGGCACCGGGCGACGAGTTCCTGGCCGGCTTCGGCAAGACCGCCCGCGACGGCCTCCACCTCAAGCCCGCCGCCGTCCGCGACACCTGCGACGTGGTGATCAGCAACGTCCTGGTGATCGACGCGGTGCTGGGCGTCCGGAAGACCTCGATCGGCCTGATCGGCGGCCGGATCGCCTCGATCGGCCGGGCCGGCAACCCGGACACCCTGGACGGCGTGGACGTGGTGGTCGGCACCGGCACGACGATCGTCTCCGGCGAGGGCCTGATCGCCACCGCCGGCGCCATCGACACCCACGTGCACCTGCTGTCGCCGCGGATCATGGAGGCCTCCCTGGCCTCCGGCGTGACCACGATCATCGGCCAGGAGTTCGGCCCGGTCTGGGGCGTCGGCGTCAACTCGCCCTGGGCCCTGCGGCACGCCTTCAACGCCTTCGACGCCTGGCCGGTCAACATCGGCTTCCTCGGCCGGGGCTCCTCCTCCGACCCGGCGCCGCTGGTCGAGGCCCTCGCCGAGGGCGGCGCCTCCGGCTTCAAGGTGCACGAGGACATGGGCGCGCACACCCGCGCGCTGGACACCGCGCTGCGCGTCGCCGAGGAGTACGACGTCCAGGTCGCCCTGCACACCGACGGCCTCAACGAGTGCCTCTCCGTCGAGGACACCCTCAGGGTGCTGGAGGGCCGCACCATCCACGCCTTCCACATCGAGGGCTGCGGCGGCGGGCACGTCCCCAACGTCCTCAAGATGGCCGGCGTCCCCAACGTCATCGGCTCCTCCACCAACCCGACCCTGCCCTTCGGCCGGGACGCGCTCGGCGAGCACTTCGGCATGATCGTCTCCGCCCACGACCTCAAGACCGACCTGCCCGGCGACGCCGCGATGGCCCGCGACCGCATCCGCGCCGGCACCATGGGCGCCGAGGACGTCCTGCACGACCTCGGGGTCATCGGCATCACCTCCTCCGACGCCCAGGGCATGGGCCGCGCCGGCGAGACCGTCCGCCGCACCTTCGCCATGGCCGGCAAGATGAAGGCCGAGCTCGGCCCCCTCGACGGCACCGGCTCCTACGGCACCACCGAGGGCGGCGACGACAACGAGCGCGTCCTGCGCTACATCGCCAAGCTCACCGTCAACCCGGCCATCGCCCATGGCCTGGCCCACGAGGTCGGCTCCATCGAGGTCGGCAAGCTCGCCGACATCGTGCTGTGGCGCCCCGACCACTTCGGCGCCAAGCCCCAGCTCGTCCTCAAGTCCGGCTTCCCCGCCTACGGCGTCGTCGGGGACCCCAACGCCTCCACCGACCGCTGCGAACCCCTCGTCCTGGGGCCGCAGTTCGGCGCCCACGGCGCCACCGCCGCCGACATCTCGGTCGCCTTCGTCTCCCAGGCCGCGGCCGACGGCGCCTACCTCGACCGGGCCGCGGACGGCCTGCCCACCCGGCGCCGGCGCGTCGGCGTCCGGGGCACCCGCGGCATCGGCCCCGCCGACATGGTCCGCAACGCCCGGACCGGCCGCGTCGACGTCACCGAGACCGGCCTGGTCTCGCTGGACGGCGCCCCGCTGCGCTCCGAGCCCGCCGACAGCGTGTCGCTCAGCCGCCTCTACTTCCTCTGA